Sequence from the Saccopteryx bilineata isolate mSacBil1 chromosome 6, mSacBil1_pri_phased_curated, whole genome shotgun sequence genome:
GTGAGCTCCCAGAGGCGGGCAGCGTCCCGGCCAGCCCTGCGCTGTGGTGAGCTCCCAGAGGCGGGCAGCGTCCCGGCCAGCCCTGCGCTGTGGTGGTGGGACACAGGGAGCTGCAATGCCAGCTCAGCCCCTCCCCGTGGAGCAGGGGAACATGGATAAACATCCCAGGTGATGTGGATTCTTGCCTCCATGATGGGCCTGTCCTCGGGGTGGAGGCACCAGGCACCTGGCACTGCTCTGGGCTCCCACTACCAAGCAGCTGGTTGTGTTACATGATGTTGGAAAAGCCTGGACAGGAATTATACGCGGAGGTAAAGCTGTGTTCACATCAGGCTCTGGGTaggtttcttcttattttttaagtgagaggaagggagatagagacagattcccacatgtgccccaacctggatccacctggcaacccccatctggggctgctcacacccaagctatttttagcacctgaggcagacactccacagagccatctcaggACCTGGGGCAAGGCAATGAAATaaaccaagccatggctatgaaagggaaagagagagaaagagagaagggggagtagtagatagtcacttctcctttgtggcctcaccgggaattgaacccaacttccacacgctgagtggatgctctaccactgagccaaccagccagggcctctggttaggtttcaaacctgaacATCAGCCTTCAGAAACAAGGGCATCCCCAGAATAGTGTGAAAAACAGTCAAGATCACCTAGGACTAATATCTCACACCACTTGTGCCACTTAGCTGACCAGTGGCCCTGGCAGTGGCTGGTGTGTAGGTCACACTTATCACAGGTGCAACAGAAACAGGACTACAGGTACTGACTATCCCAGCTCTCCAGCCGAGTCATGGCTGACCAGGGGTCCTAGGCCAGGGATGGGAGGTGGGGCGCATCAAGGCCAGATGTCTAAGACCAGAGTCCACTCCCAACAAGTGATGGACAGGACAGAATGACACGAGATTAGTAACCATATATGGCTGTGTATTTCATACAGGCTCTGTACAAAATATTTACACACATCCTTTACAGAATAGTAAACCACctgaaggtaaaaagataatGTTCTTCTCATTGATGGGGCAAATCCTGATGTCAGCAAAgctaaaaaacaataaacttggccctggctggttggctcagcagtagagtgttgacccagtgtgtggaagtcccaggttcaattcccagtcagggcacacaggagaagcaaacctctccccttctcccctctctctcactcttcccctcccttggccatggctcagttgaagcaagttggccccatgcactgaggatggctccgtggagcctctgcctcaggtgctaaaaatagctcggttctGAGCATCGACCCAAGATGgggattgctaggtggatcctggtcaggtgcatttgggagtctgtctctgtatctcccctccactcacttaaaattaaaaaataaaataaaataagtaaaacaaatgaaCTTGCTCCTTCTTAGGCCACAACAGAAGCAAATGCCACTTGCTTCCTGGGTTCCAAAAGGCTGTGGACTTGGGACCCTGATCACGTGCACCTCCGTGCCTCATCAATTCCTTCACTATTCACAGGCTCGGGCGCTTGTGgcagaggctgctgctgctgtccaTGTATAATGACAAGAGGACAAACGTGCTGAGGGAGAAGACTGGGAGTAGCTGTCACGCCATCACTTCTGGACCCTGAAAGAATTTCCTTTGTCTTGATGTATCTTCTACTTTCTAGATCAACCCATTCACATCACACTCACCCCAAGTGGGACTCCTGCTATAGAGAATGACCTAACACTGAGAACTTTTGTTTTTGGCTTTAAAGTGCTGAGGGTAACTTAGTACAGATACCTCTCCTAACGCTCTGGGCTTGCCAGTGGCCTGGCATGCTAAATGCCCTCCACTCTGCACACGGTGGGCATGCAGGAAAGATGTGGAGGTCTGGGTACGGTAGGTAGAATGCTTCCAGCACGATCACAATAAAACACTCATcaagaccaaaaaaaaccccccaaaacaaaaaacccacaccaaaaaaacccaaactaccTGTCAAGACAGAACATTGCTGGAAAGAGACCAGGAAAATAAAAGCGCATGGCTGCTTAACACGATACACTGAGATTATATAAAGAAGCAAAGGCACTTTTCTTCCAGCCAGCGTTAATCCACAACAAACCTGGCTCCGCCCGCTACAGGAAAAGCCGTCCCAGGACTGAGTGCGCCAGCCCGTTCCCAAGGCCTGGAGGGCCGCAGGCAGTGTGGGGTCGGGAGCGGGGCGCCCAGGCTCGCATCCCAGCTTCAGGctgcagtctgtctgtccctctccggGTGCTGAGCGTTTCACTGACATTTCCAAccaaggaggaggagagaccaGCTACGGAGAGAGCTCAAACCCAGGAGACGGGCCAAGGCAGGGAGTGGTGCCCGACTGGAACAGGTGTGTGATGAGGGGAGCCAGAAAGGCGGATACACCCAGCTCCGGAAGTGGGGCTGTTGGAAACAGTGACCCTGGTTAAGTGAGATGATCAATGAGTGAGTGAAAAGGAAAACTTAAGGGTCTTCAAAGCTCAGCCTTCAGATAAGAACCATTTTTTTCCATGAaggaactattatttttaaaagtgagagtgCTTTACATGTTGGGTGttatataattctaaaaatagtaaaaaagtgTCTTTTATAAGCAACTCCACGCAGCTTGTGAAAGAGAGtaggtagcaaaaaaaaaaaaaaaaaggctaacccAGTCCACGTCTGGGCCCTAACACCTAACATTCCTTCTTGCTCGACTGGAAAAGCCTGTGATGTCCAGGCCGAAGACCAGCAGGACTGACCCAGGGGCCGGGCCCCCACCGTCTGTGCCTGGCGCCCAGCGAACGGAGCTGCTGGAGGGAGGGCCGCCGGCCTTCTCTGCCCCCTGGCGTCCACTCCACCACCGACCCCTCGGGCAGTGACTCCTTCCCTCCGTCCAGTCTAAGCAGACAGACCAGGGGGAGCTGTGCGGGGGGCCCTCGGTGGCCCAGCTAACACAAGGCAGCCAAAGGGCCCCAGTGTCATGGCCGATGGCATCTGGGAGCTAAAAAAGCTACCTCCTCCgacaagaggaggtggagagcaGAGCCGCTCAGGAGCTGCCGTGAGGGCGAGCTCTGTGCCCGGGGCCCCCACGCCACACCGACTGCTCccggcctgaggcagaggcagaccgTGGCCGGGCAGCGGCAGCTGGCAGGAATAGAAAACCCTGATAGAAACCCTTTTAATAAAGGCCAGGccgctgcccaggcacccacggAAGGACGTCGGGGGAAGAATGGCCTGGCCTTAGGGGAACAGCTGCAGCTGGAACTTGGGGGCCCACTCCAGGGCGCTCTTCACCACGGCCAGAGCAGCCGCCCCCAGGGCCACTGTCAGCCCCATCACCGCCAGCTTCACCAAGCGGTTGGCCCGCGGCTTGGTCAGGACCTCGTCTGTCCGCTCCTCAGTCCGCACCAGTCCCCGGAAGCGCTGGCGCAGCACCGCGTCCGGCTTCTGCTGGGCGGACGCCAGCTCAAAGTCCTTGAAGGTGGAGGCTGCCGTTCTGCAGAGGAGACGGAGAGGAGGAAACAGTATACAAGACACAGAAAAACTAGATGGAACAGGCTGAGGGCAGAGCCATCCATCGCTCAGAAAACTCCTGATAAAGATCCACTAAGACTGAagtgggcctggcctgtggtggcgcaggggacaGAGTGCTGCCCCGGAACGCGGACAGTGCGGGTCCgatgccctgggcttgcccggttcaaggcacgtgtgagaagcaaccaatgaacagctggagtgaagcaactacttcttgtcccctcccccacacccctttctatagaatcaataataaaatcttaaaaaaagactaCAGCAGGGGTTCTGCTGGCACAAGCTCAGCTCTCTAGAAAcatcccccccgcccccactcagACACCATCTTCCGTGGCTTCTGCTCGCTCACTCACACCCCCACTCCACCAGGGGCGTGGTCTCACCCACCTCTGGGCCTGCTGCTGGGCAGCGGCCTCCCGAGCGAGCTCCGACGGGGGAAACTGAACAAAGAGGTCGCCGGCTCTGCTGATCAGCGTCTCGTAGGGCAGGTCCTGAGGGATCTGGGACAGCAGGTGGTGGACGGAGGCCATGTCGCAGTCACAGTCCAGGACTTCCTCCTCTCGGTACAGCACGATCTGCGGACGGCAAGGCCTTGAATCAGGGATCAGAACATACAAGGCCCTGGTCACGTGCGTTTCATTCACCTCAGACATGAATTTAAACTGCTGACCGACAGGGCTCGCCCCCGAGGTTGGGCAAACTCTTGTACCCACCTAGGAAGTGATCATGTAAAGATCTGAGTGCTTGCCCACTGGGCCGCCCTTCCCGCTAGAGGCAAATGACCTGAGGAGGAGCAAGACTGACCCACTAAATGGACGAGCTTCTTttagggggaagaagaggggattACTGGGAGATTCCTGGAGCTCCAGTGGAAAAAATGGTTCAAAACAGAAAGAATGGTCTTGCTCTCTTTAAATAGTAACGGAGAGTGGCTctgagcccacccccacccccactcctgatGGTTCCCAGCCCTCTAAGAACTGCAGCGCCCCACCCTCCCAGCCACCTTGACTTTCTATCAcaaccccacacacaccccttttcTTAAACCCAGGCTGGTAGTCTGTACAAGTTCCAGGAGATGTCAACGGGAACACGTACTTCCCAATGTGGGAGAGTGTTTTAAACGTTCAGAAGAATCATGCCTTAAGTCTGTTTATCTTTGTTCAACCCGCATTTCCCAGACTTCTTTTCACACAGAACACTGTTCCCCACGACAGTCCCTGCGGCCGCTGCACAGGACGGTGCCTAGACACTGCAGCTGGGCAGCGCCGTCTTCTGTATCTTTGCACAATCACCACTCTTCCCTCCAGGGGAAAGGGCCCAGCCGGAACGGGTGATGGGGAACCCGGCTGCTGGCTCACACCTGTACCTACCACAGCTGCAAAATAAATGGGCATCAGGGGGTGGCAGGCCAGGAAGAAGTCATATAACCGCACGACGTGCCTGAAGTCAGACAGGACATGCCCGAACCAGGTGATGAGCCAGCTGAGGGCAAAGATGGTCCCCACCTCGGCACTAGGAGCAAGGAGACCCAGCTGTTAGGTTGCCTGCcgggccacccctccccctcctccggGCCCTCTTTGCCCTTAGTGCTGTCAGCAGGGGCTCCTGGGAACTACGCTTTACCTAAGAAGTCAGCCTTTTCTCCTTACAAAACACCAAGGCTCTAAAATGTACCCACCATCATGACATTAACACTACAATAGGGTCCTGGTTGCCTTATTTCACTTGGTGTTCCCCTAAGGGTCAGCAAATGTCTACTACGGGAACAAGTGTCTATTTACAGAAAACTACCCCAGGCTTTCCTTTTGAGAAAGTCATACCCTTCTGGGGGGCACAGGCTTGAAAACACAactctattaattttttagttaACATGAGATTACTGAAACATCTTAAGAcatagctattaaaaaaaaaaaaaaaaggcattgtcCAAGGACACAGTCCCAGCTCCacagaagataaaagcaagtgaGATCTGCAAAGAAGTGTTTCTTCTCCTTGGTAACTGGTAAATACCACCACCCACACATGGCCCTGCCCCCTTCTTGGCTCTTGGTCCTACACGACTCTGTCCTTCCCTTGTGGCAATAACCTCAAAGCCCACCTCTCCCCACTAGATGTAAATTCCTCAAGGACACGGACTGTCACGAGTCTCGTATCCCCAGGAAAGCATAACCCTTAAAAAGTGCTgcaaaagcattgacctggaatgctgaggtcgctggttcaataccctgcacttgcctggtctaaggcacatatgggagttgaagcttcctgctcctcccccctttctctctttctctctctctcctctcaaaatgaataaattaaaaaaaattttttttaaagtgctgcaATGCTCTGTGTAGAACAGTCATCCAGATTGCTGGGACCCGAAAGGACCACTCAGTGGAACTTAACCCTAACCCACAGAAGATGACAGATGTGTGAGGGAAAACTAAGGCGGAGAAAGCtgaggggtatgtgtgtgtgtgtgtgcacacgtgtgcatgCAGACACATACATACCTCTGCATGAAGTCATGGAGCTCTGGGTTCACCTGGTCAATGATGGGCATCAGATAGTTTAAGATATGCTTGGTGTTGTCCATTGTTCGGTCCATGAAATCCCTGGAGAGAGACAATTCCATGAGCTTGATGAGACCACACCCTGCGGTCgggatggggtgggatggggctCGGAGCAGTGACACCACTGACTGGAAAGCGGGCTGTGGTGTCGGCCTCGGGAGCGATGCCcggcctcccctgcccctctgcgCCCGGGTACCTGAGGTGGTGGGTGGACAACTTCTCCACCAGTGGCGTGGCcagcctcctccccaccaccaGCAGAAACGTGACGACGATGTCATGGTAGCCCTGGTAGTAGTGCAGCTGCGGGTTGCGCTCCAGGACGAGGAGGATGATGTCGATGAGCTCCTCCTGGagcccttctctctgctctctgggcatgcctgggggggggggggacgcgcATGAGCACAGTGGCGGCCCAGCGACTCAGACGCTCAGGAGACAGACAGCAACGGATTTCCAGGGGAAAgtatttaatgaaagaaaacttgCATCTTGGTAACACATACTGAGATCCACATGCAGTGTACAGAGAAGAGCCACCGCCTAGCAGCTGTGCAGTGGGGGAGTGGGCACCTTTCTACCCGGGTCAGCCCAGGTCCCACTGCCAGGAGGTGACTACTGGACACCCCGTGCCCCCTCGCGTGAGGCACTGACACAACTCAGCACCGCTTCTGTGCGGCTCCCATCCAGACTATACAGACCTAAAGCTAACACAGGGGATGCCAGACAGACTCAAATGgaggaaattttataaaatgaccgACCAGCCTGTCATAAAATACAAAGGAACTATTCTACATCAAAGGGGCTAAAGAGATAGGATACCTGAGTGGGAAATGCATGCATCTGTATTTCCTTTTCCTACAAAGGACATTCCTGCGATAAAGggtaaaatcagaataaaatatgTAGATTAGACAACAGTATTTTTTAATGCTGCTACTGATGATGGTAAGTGTCCTGTGATTATATAAGGGCCTTGTTTATTAGGAAATACATCCTGAAATACTTAGGAACAAAGGGGCCCCACATCTGTAATTTATTCtcaaataattcagaaaaaaatttgtgagtgataaaagaaagcaaatacaGTGAGATGTTAGCATGTAAGAAAATCTCAGTAAAAAGTATGTACAGGGGATTCTCTGTCCTATTTTTGTAGCGTTTGTGTAGGTATAAAATCACATaagtacaaacaaacaaaactcctaCATGTTCCTCGCTAAAGCAAACTAAGTATCATAGGAAACACTGATCTCCTTGAGCCACAGATA
This genomic interval carries:
- the TBC1D20 gene encoding TBC1 domain family member 20; the encoded protein is MASRSAQGDGPTSSRWDGGAEKAVFNDKRIKKVAEINEALNSDPADVATLRRMAISEGGLLTDEIRQKVWPKLLNVDANDPPPISGQDLRQTSKDYQQVLLDVRRSLRRFPPGMPREQREGLQEELIDIILLVLERNPQLHYYQGYHDIVVTFLLVVGRRLATPLVEKLSTHHLRDFMDRTMDNTKHILNYLMPIIDQVNPELHDFMQSAEVGTIFALSWLITWFGHVLSDFRHVVRLYDFFLACHPLMPIYFAAVIVLYREEEVLDCDCDMASVHHLLSQIPQDLPYETLISRAGDLFVQFPPSELAREAAAQQQAQRTAASTFKDFELASAQQKPDAVLRQRFRGLVRTEERTDEVLTKPRANRLVKLAVMGLTVALGAAALAVVKSALEWAPKFQLQLFP